Proteins encoded by one window of Cyanobium sp. NS01:
- a CDS encoding DUF805 domain-containing protein, with protein sequence MICVRRLRDIGKPWPWLLLSLIPIVGAIWLIVLFCQPSVAL encoded by the coding sequence CTGATCTGTGTGCGGCGCCTGCGGGACATCGGCAAGCCCTGGCCCTGGCTGTTGCTCAGCCTGATTCCGATCGTGGGGGCTATCTGGCTGATCGTGCTGTTCTGCCAGCCCTCCGTGGCGCTCTGA
- a CDS encoding succinate dehydrogenase/fumarate reductase iron-sulfur subunit — protein MSSRTLCLHLRIWRQESAQAPGGFCDYTLESVSADLSLLEALDQLNEQLITAGERPVSMEHDCREGICGSCGFLVNGQAHGPRAATSVCQLYLRQFSSGERLTLEPWRAAAFPLVQDLAVDRSALDRLIAAGGYCSVNTGQAADGNAMLVGAEQARSAFDTATCIGCGACVASCRNASASLFVAAKLAHLGQLPQGQPERARRARAMQQQMGQEGFGSCSSHLECEAVCPQEISADWISWMHREERRSAG, from the coding sequence GCGCCAGGAATCAGCCCAGGCTCCTGGCGGCTTCTGCGACTACACCCTGGAGTCGGTGTCGGCCGATCTGTCGCTGCTGGAGGCGCTGGATCAGCTCAATGAGCAGCTGATCACAGCGGGCGAGCGGCCGGTGTCGATGGAGCACGACTGCCGCGAGGGCATCTGCGGCAGCTGCGGCTTCCTGGTGAACGGCCAGGCCCATGGCCCCCGCGCCGCCACCAGCGTCTGCCAGCTCTATCTGCGCCAGTTCAGCAGTGGTGAGCGGCTCACCCTCGAGCCCTGGCGTGCGGCGGCCTTCCCCCTGGTGCAGGACCTGGCCGTGGATCGCTCCGCCCTCGACCGCCTGATCGCCGCCGGTGGCTACTGCTCGGTGAACACCGGCCAGGCGGCGGATGGCAACGCCATGCTGGTGGGGGCCGAACAGGCCCGATCCGCCTTCGACACAGCCACCTGCATCGGCTGTGGCGCCTGCGTGGCCAGCTGCCGCAATGCCTCCGCCAGCCTGTTCGTGGCCGCCAAGCTGGCCCACCTGGGCCAGCTGCCCCAGGGCCAGCCGGAGCGCGCCCGGCGGGCGCGGGCGATGCAGCAGCAGATGGGTCAGGAGGGTTTCGGCAGCTGCAGCAGCCATCTGGAATGCGAGGCCGTGTGCCCCCAGGAGATCTCCGCCGACTGGATCAGCTGGATGCACCGCGAGGAGCGCCGAAGCGCCGGATGA